In the Pseudomonas sp. ADAK2 genome, one interval contains:
- a CDS encoding ligase-associated DNA damage response exonuclease: MDLVIARPEGLYCPAGDFYIDPWRPVERAVITHAHGDHARTGNQHYLAAAPGEGILRARLGQDINLQTLPYGERLLHHGVTLSFHPAGHVLGSAQVRLEYGGEVWVASGDYKIEPDGTCAPFEPVRCHTFITESTFGLPIYRWQPQAQVFAEINQWWRANIAAEKASVLFCYSFGKAQRILHGIDASIGPILVHGAVEPLNRVYREAGIYLPPTIYAGDVKKSDPMMRQALVLAPPSAGGSTWMRRFGDYSDGFASGWMRLRGTRRRRGVDRGFVLSDHADWPGLLWVIEQTGAERVMVTHGSVGVLVRHLREQGLDAQGFSTEYGDDEEDQAVATPEPAEVLP; the protein is encoded by the coding sequence ATGGATCTTGTTATCGCGCGCCCCGAAGGTTTGTACTGCCCCGCCGGGGATTTCTATATCGACCCGTGGCGTCCGGTGGAACGCGCGGTGATTACCCACGCCCACGGCGATCATGCCCGCACCGGTAATCAACATTACTTGGCGGCCGCGCCCGGCGAAGGGATTCTGCGCGCGCGCCTGGGTCAGGACATCAACCTGCAAACCCTGCCCTACGGCGAACGCCTGCTGCATCACGGCGTCACCTTGAGTTTTCACCCGGCCGGCCACGTGCTTGGCTCGGCCCAAGTGCGCCTGGAATACGGCGGCGAAGTCTGGGTCGCGTCCGGGGATTACAAGATCGAGCCCGACGGCACCTGCGCGCCATTCGAACCGGTGCGTTGCCACACCTTCATCACCGAGTCGACCTTCGGTCTGCCGATTTACCGCTGGCAGCCCCAGGCGCAGGTGTTCGCCGAGATCAATCAGTGGTGGCGGGCCAATATCGCAGCGGAAAAAGCCAGCGTGCTGTTCTGCTATTCCTTCGGCAAGGCCCAGCGCATCCTGCACGGTATCGACGCCAGCATCGGCCCCATTCTGGTGCATGGCGCCGTGGAACCGCTCAACCGGGTGTATCGCGAAGCAGGAATTTATCTGCCGCCGACGATCTACGCTGGCGACGTGAAGAAGAGCGATCCAATGATGCGCCAGGCCCTGGTCCTCGCGCCGCCCTCGGCGGGAGGCAGCACTTGGATGCGTCGGTTCGGCGACTACAGCGACGGTTTCGCCAGCGGCTGGATGCGTTTGCGCGGCACACGGCGGCGGCGCGGGGTGGACCGGGGCTTCGTCCTCTCGGATCACGCCGACTGGCCCGGGCTGCTGTGGGTCATCGAACAGACTGGCGCCGAACGCGTGATGGTCACCCATGGCTCGGTCGGCGTGCTGGTGCGGCATCTGCGCGAACAAGGGCTGGACGCCCAGGGTTTCAGCACCGAGTACGGCGACGATGAGGAAGATCAGGCAGTCGCTACTCCGGAACCCGCTGAGGTGCTGCCATGA